One genomic window of Anaerofustis stercorihominis DSM 17244 includes the following:
- the leuB gene encoding 3-isopropylmalate dehydrogenase, giving the protein MDFNLAVIKGDGIGPEIVDEAIKVLNKIGEKYDHKFNFTYVKAGGDAIDNVGECLPKKTVEVCKNSDSVILGAVGGPKWDDLPGDQRPEKALLGIREALGLYANLRPAIIHKALSEACPIKKEIIGDSLDIMIVRELTGGIYFGQRGYRDGKYGNEAYDTESYSEMEIRRIGKIAFDTAMARDKKLCSVDKANVLESSRLWRKVITEMSKDYPEVELTHMYVDNAAMQLVRNPKQFDVIVTSNMFGDILSDEASQITGSIGMLPSASLGENSFGMYEPIHGSAPDIAGKDMANPIATILSMAMMLRYTFNLNKEADDIENAVAQVLDKGYRTVDIKSEDTKEVGTKEMGRLIVECL; this is encoded by the coding sequence ATGGATTTTAATTTAGCTGTAATCAAGGGGGACGGAATAGGTCCGGAAATAGTTGATGAAGCAATAAAAGTATTAAATAAAATTGGTGAAAAATACGACCATAAATTTAATTTTACATATGTAAAAGCAGGCGGGGACGCTATTGATAACGTTGGAGAGTGTCTTCCTAAAAAAACGGTAGAGGTATGCAAGAACTCCGACAGCGTGATACTCGGTGCGGTAGGCGGACCGAAGTGGGATGATCTCCCGGGAGATCAAAGACCGGAAAAGGCTCTTCTGGGTATTAGAGAAGCTTTGGGGTTATATGCAAATCTTCGTCCCGCAATCATCCATAAAGCACTTAGTGAAGCTTGTCCCATAAAAAAAGAAATCATTGGTGACAGCCTAGATATAATGATTGTGAGAGAACTTACCGGAGGCATCTATTTCGGGCAGAGAGGATACAGAGACGGTAAATACGGTAATGAAGCTTACGATACGGAAAGCTATTCCGAAATGGAAATAAGAAGAATAGGAAAAATTGCTTTTGATACCGCTATGGCTAGAGATAAGAAACTTTGCAGTGTAGATAAAGCAAACGTTCTTGAAAGCAGCAGACTTTGGAGAAAAGTAATTACCGAAATGAGCAAAGATTATCCTGAAGTAGAACTTACTCATATGTATGTAGATAATGCAGCAATGCAGCTTGTTAGAAATCCTAAACAATTTGACGTTATCGTAACATCAAATATGTTCGGGGATATATTATCTGACGAAGCAAGTCAAATAACCGGTTCTATAGGTATGCTTCCTTCCGCAAGCCTTGGAGAAAACTCTTTTGGTATGTACGAGCCTATCCATGGTTCGGCTCCGGATATTGCAGGAAAAGATATGGCTAATCCGATTGCGACTATTCTTTCAATGGCAATGATGCTTAGATATACATTTAATTTGAATAAAGAAGCTGATGATATCGAAAATGCGGTAGCTCAAGTTTTGGACAAAGGATATAGAACCGTCGATATAAAAAGCGAAGATACTAAAGAAGTCGGAACCAAAGAAATGGGCAGACTTATTGTGGAATGCCTTTAA
- a CDS encoding phosphatase PAP2 family protein gives MEMKSINYYYHKYFKWVICAVCLFIFIHISIELSENELIFLDNKIYYTVAGFISYRMTRIFRFITRFGSGEVILPLWIFTLLLFKNKRKIILSTINLINIVIINQVFKFLFERPRPTVFRLAEASGFSFPSGHSMVSLAFYGFFLYLLWKTDYTDVLKWIGSVVIISLIVLIGISRIYLGVHFSSDVLAGFSLSLAYLIIFTHFVEKFIYERNKLST, from the coding sequence ATGGAAATGAAGAGTATCAATTATTATTATCATAAATATTTTAAATGGGTGATATGTGCTGTATGTTTATTTATTTTCATACATATTTCTATAGAACTCAGTGAAAATGAGCTTATTTTTTTGGATAATAAAATATATTATACCGTTGCGGGTTTTATATCATATAGAATGACAAGGATATTCAGATTTATAACCAGATTCGGTTCCGGGGAAGTAATTCTTCCTTTATGGATATTTACACTATTGTTATTTAAAAATAAAAGAAAGATAATTCTTTCAACAATTAATTTAATCAATATCGTAATTATTAATCAGGTATTTAAATTTTTATTTGAAAGACCGAGACCTACCGTGTTCAGACTTGCGGAAGCCAGCGGATTTAGTTTCCCAAGCGGTCATTCCATGGTTTCATTGGCATTTTATGGATTTTTTCTCTATCTTCTTTGGAAAACGGACTATACGGACGTATTAAAATGGATAGGAAGTGTCGTGATCATTTCTTTGATCGTACTTATAGGGATAAGCAGGATATATTTGGGGGTTCATTTTTCCAGTGATGTTTTGGCGGGATTTAGTTTGTCTTTGGCTTATTTGATTATATTTACTCATTTTGTTGAAAAATTTATATATGAAAGAAACAAATTAAGTACGTGA
- a CDS encoding TM1266 family iron-only hydrogenase system putative regulator → MRIAVVSMVLDDPTSVQKEVNEVIGSYKDIIKGRMGVPLPDEDVSIISIAVVGEVDMINAFTGRLGKIPNVQVKTSFSKKEI, encoded by the coding sequence ATGAGAATAGCAGTAGTAAGTATGGTACTTGATGATCCTACATCTGTACAAAAAGAAGTAAATGAAGTTATCGGAAGTTATAAGGATATTATTAAAGGCAGAATGGGCGTTCCTTTACCCGATGAAGATGTATCTATAATTTCCATTGCAGTGGTCGGAGAAGTTGATATGATAAATGCTTTTACCGGAAGACTTGGGAAAATCCCTAATGTTCAGGTAAAAACTTCTTTTTCTAAAAAAGAAATATAA
- the leuD gene encoding 3-isopropylmalate dehydratase small subunit, with translation MEAKGKVFKYGDNVDTDVIIPARYLNVSSGDELAKYCMIDIDENFVKEVNKGDIIVATKNFGCGSSREHAPLAIKCAGVSCVIASTFARIFYRNAINIGLPILECEEAANDIKAGDEVKVDFDSGVITNITTGKTYQAEPFPEFMQKIMNAGGLVEYTKEKIGE, from the coding sequence ATGGAAGCTAAAGGTAAAGTATTTAAATATGGTGATAACGTAGATACTGATGTAATTATTCCCGCAAGATACTTAAATGTATCAAGCGGAGATGAACTTGCTAAGTATTGTATGATAGATATAGATGAAAATTTTGTTAAAGAAGTAAATAAAGGTGATATTATAGTTGCAACAAAAAACTTCGGCTGCGGTTCAAGCAGAGAGCATGCCCCTCTTGCAATCAAATGTGCAGGTGTTTCTTGTGTAATAGCTTCAACATTTGCCAGGATTTTCTATCGTAACGCAATAAACATCGGGCTTCCTATCCTTGAATGCGAAGAAGCTGCAAATGATATTAAAGCCGGTGACGAAGTGAAAGTTGATTTTGACAGTGGTGTAATCACAAATATTACCACAGGAAAAACTTATCAGGCAGAACCTTTCCCTGAATTTATGCAGAAAATCATGAATGCAGGCGGACTTGTTGAATATACAAAGGAAAAGATAGGAGAGTAG
- a CDS encoding sugar-binding transcriptional regulator yields MLDNNTLSKIAKMYYLEGLTQKQIGDNLGISRIGISRALKRCIEEGIVEIKIKEFTPLSNLEEALKKKYPYADFKIVPFFKETKKLVRSLADGAGEVLDEFVRNNNNIGIGWGKTLSNLNIESDIKYPEKTFVSLLGGYGNVSIEMHSNQITARVSEVYGSKSMVLLAPSIVDNKKFKEIIINEGSIKEVFDMYRKLDCVITSLGNPADENATIHKSGYFKDEDLKELKDRDICCDIVSSLFLNREGKEEDLEILDRIVGISPKCFKKVPIRAAVAGGENKMFAIYLALKNKYINNLVTDENTANYLLNK; encoded by the coding sequence ATGCTGGATAATAATACACTATCAAAAATAGCGAAAATGTACTATTTGGAAGGTCTTACTCAAAAACAAATAGGAGATAATTTGGGCATTTCAAGAATAGGGATTTCCCGAGCTTTAAAAAGATGTATAGAAGAAGGAATTGTAGAAATAAAGATAAAAGAATTCACACCGCTCAGTAATTTGGAAGAGGCCCTTAAGAAAAAATATCCTTATGCTGATTTTAAAATAGTTCCTTTCTTTAAAGAAACAAAAAAGCTTGTTCGCTCTCTTGCAGACGGTGCGGGTGAAGTATTGGATGAATTCGTTAGAAATAATAATAATATAGGTATAGGCTGGGGAAAAACTTTAAGTAATTTGAATATTGAAAGTGATATCAAATATCCTGAGAAAACTTTCGTGTCTCTTCTCGGCGGGTACGGCAATGTATCCATTGAAATGCACTCAAATCAAATAACAGCCAGAGTAAGCGAAGTATACGGCAGTAAGTCTATGGTGCTTCTTGCTCCTTCCATAGTGGATAATAAGAAGTTTAAAGAGATAATCATAAATGAAGGTTCAATAAAAGAAGTTTTTGATATGTATAGAAAGCTTGACTGTGTAATAACCTCTCTGGGTAATCCGGCAGATGAAAATGCTACTATACATAAATCAGGATATTTTAAAGATGAAGATCTTAAAGAACTTAAAGACAGAGATATTTGCTGTGATATCGTTTCTTCTTTATTCTTAAACAGGGAGGGAAAAGAAGAAGATTTGGAGATATTGGACAGGATTGTCGGAATAAGTCCTAAATGTTTTAAAAAAGTTCCTATAAGAGCTGCCGTTGCGGGAGGAGAAAATAAAATGTTTGCGATATATTTGGCATTAAAAAATAAATATATAAATAACTTGGTAACAGATGAGAATACAGCGAATTATTTGCTTAATAAATAA
- a CDS encoding galactitol-1-phosphate 5-dehydrogenase — MEGKMKAGRLHAINDIRCDEVDIPQIKDDEVLLKVYCAGICGSDLGRVFSTGTYSFPTTLGHEFGGEIVEIGKGVKDLDLREELKIGQRVDVNPMTGCGKCKDCLNGNINLCDTYGYTGSRSDGGFGQYVAVKATQCYVCPDDFSWDMICQIDPAVISLHGALRAGIKVNDAVVVFGTGPVGYYMVQWANICGARMVIAVDIKDEKLDLIKKVGATYTINSMGMTNEEVVAKIKEYAGEEGPEVCIEAAGSPITFNQALQCLKKHGTFTCIGTPHGDVNILDKSYDKCILRKELTIKGSWCYNFTPEYEEFCATIDAAKKGLLDLTSIISHRFSVDEVKDAFDLIERKEFFNKIVITQDGYEPGK; from the coding sequence ATGGAAGGTAAAATGAAAGCTGGTAGACTTCACGCTATCAATGATATAAGATGTGATGAAGTAGATATACCACAAATAAAGGATGACGAAGTACTACTTAAAGTTTATTGTGCCGGTATATGCGGTTCCGATTTAGGAAGAGTATTTTCAACAGGTACATATTCTTTCCCAACTACATTAGGTCATGAATTCGGCGGAGAAATCGTTGAAATCGGTAAAGGCGTAAAAGATCTTGATTTAAGAGAAGAACTTAAAATAGGTCAAAGAGTAGATGTTAATCCAATGACAGGCTGCGGAAAATGTAAAGACTGTTTAAACGGAAACATCAACTTATGTGATACATATGGTTACACAGGTTCAAGAAGTGACGGAGGCTTCGGACAATATGTTGCTGTAAAAGCTACACAGTGTTATGTATGCCCGGATGACTTCAGCTGGGATATGATTTGTCAAATCGACCCTGCTGTTATCTCTTTACACGGTGCTCTCAGAGCAGGTATAAAAGTAAATGACGCAGTAGTAGTATTCGGTACAGGTCCTGTTGGATATTATATGGTACAATGGGCTAACATCTGCGGAGCCAGAATGGTAATAGCGGTAGATATCAAAGACGAAAAACTTGACTTAATCAAAAAAGTAGGTGCTACATATACAATCAACTCAATGGGAATGACAAATGAAGAAGTTGTTGCCAAAATCAAAGAATATGCTGGAGAAGAAGGTCCTGAAGTATGTATAGAAGCTGCAGGTTCTCCTATAACATTCAACCAAGCATTACAATGCTTAAAGAAACATGGTACATTCACATGTATAGGAACACCTCACGGAGATGTTAATATATTAGATAAATCTTATGATAAATGTATCTTAAGAAAAGAACTTACAATAAAAGGTTCTTGGTGTTATAACTTCACACCTGAATATGAAGAATTCTGTGCAACAATCGATGCAGCTAAAAAAGGTTTATTAGACCTAACATCTATAATCTCTCACAGATTCAGCGTAGACGAAGTAAAAGACGCATTTGATTTAATCGAAAGAAAAGAATTCTTTAATAAGATCGTAATCACACAAGACGGTTATGAACCGGGCAAATAG
- the leuA gene encoding 2-isopropylmalate synthase — MKNFEKYKPYPPVDKKDRKWPSKVIEKAPIWCSVDLRDGNQALEIPMSLDEKLEFYNKLVEIGFKEIEVSFPAASDTEFGFVRKLIDDDLIPDDVNIQVLTQSRDEIIEKTFASIKGAKKAIVHLYNSTSVLQRDVVFNASKEEVTEIAVKGAKKFLKEMKKYPETEFTFEYSPESYTGTEMDYAIEICNAVIDVWHGHVDNKIIINLPSTVEMATANIYADQIEYCSERLHHREDVVLSLHAHNDRGTGVAATELALMAGADRVEGTLFGNGERTGNCDIMVVAMNMYSQGIDPKLDFTKMRELGDLFERLTRMEINPRHPYVGSLVFTAFSGSHQDAIRKGMAKREERKQKIWEVPYLPIDPKDVGGTYDPIVRINSQSGKGGVAFVLEQNYGLYLPKAFQRDFSKVTTAVSDKHHRDLAPEVIFDIFKKEYINNESPIKLIRYKETTKDEDKDVSVKAIIEYNGKEAEVNGSGNGIIDAFTHALENHFDVEMEVTDYREHSMEYGTNARAISYIQIEGKDHKMYYGAGVSSNITLSSFYAVVSVANKIVK; from the coding sequence ATGAAAAACTTTGAAAAGTACAAACCATATCCACCCGTGGATAAAAAAGACAGAAAATGGCCTTCTAAGGTCATAGAAAAAGCACCGATATGGTGCAGTGTAGATTTAAGAGACGGAAATCAAGCATTGGAAATACCAATGAGCTTGGATGAAAAATTAGAATTTTATAATAAATTGGTTGAAATCGGATTTAAAGAAATAGAAGTCAGTTTTCCTGCTGCGAGCGATACCGAATTCGGATTTGTAAGAAAGCTTATAGATGATGATTTAATTCCGGACGATGTAAATATTCAAGTCCTTACACAGTCAAGAGATGAAATTATCGAAAAAACATTTGCATCTATTAAAGGGGCTAAAAAGGCAATAGTACATCTTTATAATTCAACTTCTGTCCTTCAAAGAGATGTGGTGTTTAACGCAAGCAAGGAAGAAGTAACGGAAATTGCCGTTAAGGGTGCAAAGAAATTCCTTAAAGAAATGAAGAAGTATCCCGAAACGGAATTTACATTTGAATATTCTCCTGAAAGTTATACAGGAACGGAAATGGATTATGCGATAGAAATCTGTAACGCTGTAATAGATGTATGGCACGGACATGTAGATAATAAAATAATCATAAATCTTCCTTCAACGGTGGAAATGGCGACAGCAAATATATATGCCGACCAAATAGAGTACTGCTCCGAAAGACTTCATCACAGAGAAGACGTCGTTTTATCTCTTCATGCACATAACGACAGAGGTACGGGAGTTGCCGCTACAGAACTTGCATTGATGGCAGGAGCCGACAGAGTAGAAGGTACTTTATTCGGTAACGGAGAAAGAACAGGTAACTGTGATATCATGGTGGTAGCCATGAATATGTATTCACAGGGAATAGATCCAAAATTAGACTTTACGAAAATGAGAGAACTTGGTGATTTATTTGAAAGACTTACAAGAATGGAAATCAACCCGAGACATCCGTATGTCGGTTCACTTGTATTTACGGCATTCTCCGGTTCTCATCAGGACGCTATAAGAAAAGGTATGGCAAAAAGAGAAGAAAGAAAGCAAAAGATTTGGGAAGTGCCTTATCTTCCAATCGATCCGAAAGATGTTGGCGGCACTTACGATCCAATCGTTCGTATTAATTCCCAGTCAGGAAAAGGCGGGGTAGCATTCGTTCTTGAACAAAATTACGGATTATATCTTCCAAAAGCTTTCCAAAGAGACTTTAGTAAAGTTACCACAGCGGTATCTGATAAACATCATAGGGATTTAGCTCCCGAAGTGATATTTGATATATTTAAGAAAGAGTACATAAACAATGAAAGTCCTATAAAACTTATCAGATACAAGGAAACGACAAAAGATGAAGACAAAGATGTTTCCGTTAAGGCAATTATAGAGTATAATGGAAAAGAAGCTGAAGTAAATGGTTCCGGTAATGGTATTATCGATGCATTTACACATGCTCTTGAAAATCATTTTGATGTAGAAATGGAAGTAACGGATTACCGTGAACATTCTATGGAATATGGTACAAACGCCAGAGCAATATCTTATATACAAATAGAAGGAAAAGATCATAAAATGTATTATGGTGCAGGGGTATCAAGCAATATCACATTATCATCTTTCTATGCCGTAGTAAGTGTTGCAAATAAAATCGTAAAATAG
- a CDS encoding biotin transporter BioY: protein MGSKIHLKTRTLTKIALCTAVMCIIGPVSVPIPISPVPISLAQLGIYFAVYALGYKYALISVLVYILIGSIGLPVFSGFMGGVNRLIGPTGGYLLGFIFLTLILGYFIDKYECNKGFVILGFILGNSACYIFGSLWLSFQSNISVISAFMIGCIPYIPADIIKSVMAFIIGPKIKNISNIK, encoded by the coding sequence GTGGGAAGTAAAATACATTTAAAAACCCGCACTCTTACTAAAATAGCATTATGTACGGCTGTAATGTGTATTATAGGACCTGTATCCGTACCCATACCTATAAGCCCCGTACCAATATCTTTAGCTCAACTCGGGATTTATTTTGCGGTTTATGCGTTGGGATATAAATATGCTTTGATATCAGTGCTAGTATATATTCTGATCGGTTCTATAGGACTGCCTGTCTTTTCAGGATTTATGGGAGGTGTGAATAGGCTCATAGGTCCTACGGGAGGTTATTTGTTAGGATTTATTTTCTTGACTTTAATACTCGGATATTTTATAGATAAGTATGAGTGTAATAAAGGATTTGTTATTTTAGGATTTATACTTGGGAATTCAGCATGTTATATATTCGGAAGTTTATGGCTATCGTTTCAAAGTAACATAAGTGTTATAAGTGCTTTTATGATAGGATGTATTCCTTATATACCTGCCGATATAATAAAATCCGTTATGGCATTTATAATAGGTCCGAAAATAAAAAATATATCAAATATAAAATAA
- a CDS encoding N-acetylmuramoyl-L-alanine amidase, producing the protein MKKYLYVILSSIIVIVILFGMCFYLLVTTSYVDSSLYILDGKTVCIDPGHGGQDPGKVGTSVNEDKINLAISEELRSILMTMGANVVMTRDSDNGLFEDGSMTWTKKGDMKMRRDIIKESKCDIMISIHMNAHSDNSRGAQVFYLKDHEKSENLAKHIKEELDNTSKYSKHRQIKPRDDLYILKNDNTPSVIVECGFLSEPNEEKLLNDHDYQVQLAKYISLGAVKYFYDIK; encoded by the coding sequence ATGAAAAAATATCTTTATGTTATTTTATCCAGTATCATCGTAATCGTAATTTTATTTGGAATGTGCTTTTATCTTTTGGTAACCACTTCATATGTGGATAGTTCATTATATATATTAGACGGGAAGACTGTTTGTATTGACCCGGGACACGGAGGACAGGACCCGGGAAAAGTAGGAACGTCAGTCAATGAAGATAAGATAAACTTAGCGATTTCAGAAGAATTAAGAAGTATTTTAATGACAATGGGCGCGAATGTGGTTATGACGAGGGACAGTGACAACGGACTATTTGAAGACGGCAGCATGACCTGGACCAAAAAAGGCGATATGAAAATGAGACGAGATATCATAAAAGAATCCAAGTGCGATATAATGATAAGTATACATATGAATGCACACAGTGATAACAGCAGGGGTGCACAGGTATTCTATTTAAAAGACCATGAGAAAAGTGAAAATCTCGCAAAACATATAAAAGAAGAACTCGACAATACATCAAAATATTCTAAACATAGACAAATAAAACCAAGAGATGATTTATATATCCTTAAAAATGATAATACTCCAAGCGTAATAGTGGAATGCGGTTTTTTAAGCGAACCAAACGAAGAAAAATTGTTGAACGACCATGATTATCAAGTTCAGCTAGCAAAATATATTTCTCTCGGAGCCGTAAAATATTTTTATGATATAAAATAA
- a CDS encoding gamma-glutamyl-gamma-aminobutyrate hydrolase family protein, with the protein MKKPIIGIVPLYDEYKDSYWMLPGYMTCLEESGAVPIMLPLTINDKTIDELVDMCDGFLFSGGHDVNPELYNEKKKPECQNICIKRDEMEKILFNKVITMNKPILGICRGLQLINVLLGGSLYQDLESELKINHKQKPPYDESFHKVDIIQDTPLYNILNKDKIDVNSCHHQAVKELSSKLKVMAVSEDKVIEGAYMEDKKFVLAVQWHPECNYKKEDTSVKIIKEFINNCK; encoded by the coding sequence ATGAAAAAACCTATTATTGGAATAGTTCCCTTATATGATGAATATAAAGATAGTTATTGGATGCTTCCGGGCTATATGACTTGTCTTGAAGAAAGCGGAGCCGTTCCTATCATGCTGCCGCTTACAATTAATGATAAAACAATAGATGAGCTTGTTGATATGTGTGACGGATTTTTGTTTTCGGGAGGGCATGACGTAAATCCTGAGTTGTATAACGAAAAGAAAAAGCCTGAGTGCCAAAACATTTGCATAAAAAGGGACGAAATGGAAAAAATACTTTTTAATAAAGTTATTACAATGAATAAACCGATACTCGGGATATGCAGAGGACTCCAGCTTATAAACGTGCTTTTAGGCGGAAGTTTATATCAGGATTTAGAAAGTGAATTAAAGATAAATCATAAACAGAAACCTCCGTATGATGAAAGTTTTCATAAAGTAGATATTATACAGGATACTCCATTATATAATATATTAAATAAAGATAAAATAGATGTAAACAGCTGTCATCATCAGGCAGTTAAAGAGCTTTCATCTAAACTTAAAGTAATGGCGGTATCCGAAGATAAAGTTATTGAAGGTGCTTATATGGAGGATAAAAAATTTGTACTTGCAGTACAGTGGCATCCTGAATGTAATTATAAAAAAGAAGATACAAGTGTAAAAATAATAAAGGAATTTATAAATAATTGTAAATAG
- the leuC gene encoding 3-isopropylmalate dehydratase large subunit produces MGMTMTQKILAKHAGLNSVKAGQLIEAKLDIVMGNDITTAVALKEFKKTGAKKVFNEEKVAIVLDHFTPNKDIKAAEQCKSCRNFAWDMNIKNFFDVGQMGIEHALLPEKGIVVPGEVIIGADSHTCTYGALGAFSTGVGSTDMAIGMATGEAWFKVPSAIKFVLKNKPAKWISGKDIILHIIGKIGVDGALYRSMEFTGDGIKYLSMDDRFSMANMAIEAGAKNGIFPVDDKTIEYAKEHSTKTFEVFEADEDAQYDEVIEIDLSKLRPTVSFPHLPENTKTVDEAGKVYIDQAVIGSCTNGRLEDIKMAADILRGKQVDKKVRTIVIPATQKIYLDSIKLGYVEDIVNAGAIFSTPTCGPCLGGHMGILAAGEKAISTTNRNFVGRMGHVDSEVYLSSPAVAAASAIAGYIADPEKVMKGEF; encoded by the coding sequence ATGGGAATGACGATGACTCAAAAAATCCTTGCAAAACACGCAGGACTTAACAGCGTTAAAGCAGGGCAGCTTATTGAAGCTAAACTTGATATAGTAATGGGTAATGATATAACTACTGCCGTTGCCCTAAAAGAATTTAAAAAGACCGGAGCAAAGAAAGTATTTAATGAAGAAAAGGTCGCTATCGTATTAGACCACTTTACTCCGAATAAAGATATCAAAGCTGCCGAACAGTGTAAAAGCTGCAGAAACTTTGCTTGGGATATGAACATTAAAAATTTCTTTGATGTAGGTCAAATGGGTATAGAACATGCTCTCCTTCCGGAAAAGGGGATAGTAGTTCCCGGAGAAGTAATAATCGGAGCAGATTCTCATACTTGTACATACGGTGCTCTCGGTGCTTTTTCTACGGGAGTGGGAAGTACAGATATGGCTATCGGTATGGCTACGGGAGAAGCTTGGTTCAAAGTTCCTTCCGCAATTAAATTCGTTCTTAAAAATAAACCCGCAAAATGGATCAGCGGTAAGGATATTATCTTACATATCATAGGTAAAATCGGTGTAGACGGAGCTCTTTACAGGTCGATGGAATTTACCGGAGACGGGATAAAATATCTTTCTATGGATGATAGATTTTCAATGGCTAATATGGCTATTGAAGCCGGAGCAAAGAACGGAATTTTCCCTGTAGATGATAAAACAATAGAATATGCAAAAGAACATTCCACAAAAACATTTGAAGTATTCGAAGCCGATGAAGATGCACAGTATGATGAAGTTATAGAAATTGATTTAAGTAAACTAAGACCAACTGTTTCTTTCCCTCATTTACCTGAAAATACAAAGACGGTGGACGAAGCGGGAAAGGTTTATATCGACCAGGCCGTTATCGGTTCATGTACGAACGGAAGACTGGAAGATATAAAAATGGCTGCTGATATTTTAAGAGGAAAGCAAGTTGACAAAAAAGTAAGAACTATAGTAATTCCTGCAACGCAAAAGATTTATTTGGATAGCATTAAACTTGGTTATGTGGAAGATATAGTAAACGCAGGCGCTATATTTTCTACTCCTACATGCGGACCATGTCTTGGAGGTCATATGGGTATTTTGGCAGCCGGAGAAAAAGCGATTTCGACTACAAACCGAAACTTTGTCGGAAGAATGGGACATGTAGACAGTGAAGTTTATTTATCCAGTCCTGCGGTAGCGGCAGCTTCTGCGATTGCCGGATATATTGCTGACCCTGAAAAAGTCATGAAAGGAGAGTTTTAA